Proteins encoded together in one Myotis daubentonii chromosome 17, mMyoDau2.1, whole genome shotgun sequence window:
- the PLAG1 gene encoding zinc finger protein PLAG1 isoform X1 yields MATVIPGDLSEVRDTQKVPSGKRKRGETKPRKNFPCQLCDKAFNSVEKLKVHSYSHTGERPYKCIQQDCTKAFVSKYKLQRHMATHSPEKTHKCNYCEKMFHRKDHLKNHLHTHDPNKETFKCEECGKNYNTKLGFKRHLALHAATSGDLTCKVCLQTFESTGVLLEHLKSHAGKSSGGIKEKKHQCEHCDRRFYTRKDVRRHMVVHTGRKDFLCQYCAQRFGRKDHLTRHMKKSHNQELLKVKTEPVDFLDPFTCNVSVPIKDELLPVMSLPSSELLSKPFTNTLQLNLYNTPFQSMQSSGSAHQMITTLPLGMTCPIDMDAVHPSHHLSFKYPFSSTSYAISIPEKEQPLKGEIESYLMELQGGVPSSSQDSQASSSKLGLDSQIGSLDDGAGDLSLSKSSISISDPLNTPALDFSQLFNFIPLNGPPYNPISVGSLGMSYSQEEAHSSMAQLPSQTQDLQDPANTIGLGSLHSLSAAFTSSLSTSTTLPRFHQAFQ; encoded by the exons ATGGCCACTGTCATTCCTGGTGATTTGTCAGAAGTAAGAGATACCCAGAAAGTCCCTTCAGGGAAACGTAAGCGTGGTGAAACCAAACCAAGAAAAAACTTTCCTTGCCAACTGTGTGACAAGGCCTTTAACAGTGTTGAGAAATTAAAGGTTCACTCGTACTCTCACACAGGAGAGAGGCCCTACAAGTGCATACAACAAGACTGCACCAAGGCCTTTGTTTCTAAGTACAAATTACAAAG GCACATGGCTACTCATTCTCCTGAGAAAACCCACAAGTGTAATTATTGTGAGAAAATGTTTCACCGCAAAGATCACCTGAAGAATCACCTACATACACATGACCCTAACAAAGAGACATTTAAGTGTGAAGAATGTGGGAAGAACTACAACACCAAGCTTGGATTCAAACGTCACTTGGCCTTGCATGCTGCAACAAGTGGTGACCTCACTTGCAAGGTTTGTTTGCAGACTTTTGAAAGCACAGGAGTGCTGCTGGAGCACCTTAAATCTCATGCAGGCAAGTCATCTGGcgggattaaagaaaaaaagcaccAGTGCGAGCATTGTGACCGCCGATTCTACACCCGGAAAGATGTCCGGAGACATATGGTGGTGCACACTGGAAGAAAGGACTTCCTCTGTCAGTATTGTGCACAGAGATTTGGCCGAAAGGATCACCTGACTCGACATATGAAGAAGAGTCACAATCAAGAACTTCTGAAGGTCAAAACAGAACCAGTGGACTTTCTGGATCCATTTACCTGTAATGTTTCTGTGCCTATAAAAGATGAGCTCCTTCCGGTGATGTCCTTACCTTCCAGTGAACTGTTATCAAAGCCATTCACAAACACTTTGCAGTTAAACCTCTATAACACTCCATTTCAGTCCATGCAGAGCTCGGGATCTGCCCACCAAATGATCACAACTTTACCTTTGGGAATGACATGCCCAATAGATATGGATGCTGTTCATCCTTCTCACCACCTTTCCTTCAAATACCCATTCAGTTCTACCTCATACGCAATTTCTATTCCTGAAAAAGAACAGCCATTAAAGGGGGAAATTGAGAGTTATCTGATGGAGCTACAAGGTGGCGTGCCCTCTTCATCCCAGGATTCTCAAGCATCGTCATCTAAACTAGGGTTAGATTCTCAGATTGGGTCCCTTGATGATGGTGCAGGGGACCTCTCCCTGTCAAAAAGCTCTATTTCCATCAGTGACCCCCTAAACACACCAGCATTGGATTTTTCTCAGTTGTTTAATTTCATACCATTAAATGGCCCTCCCTATAATCCGATATCAGTGGGGAGCCTTGGGATGAGCTATTCCCAAGAAGAAGCACATTCTTCTATGGCTCAGCTCCCCTCACAGACACAGGATCTTCAGGATCCTGCAAACACTATAGGTCTTGGCTCTCTGCACTCTCTGTCAGCAGCTTTCACCAGTAGTTTAAGCACAAGCACCACCCTACCGCGTTTCCATCAGGCTTTTCAGTAG
- the PLAG1 gene encoding zinc finger protein PLAG1 isoform X2: protein MATHSPEKTHKCNYCEKMFHRKDHLKNHLHTHDPNKETFKCEECGKNYNTKLGFKRHLALHAATSGDLTCKVCLQTFESTGVLLEHLKSHAGKSSGGIKEKKHQCEHCDRRFYTRKDVRRHMVVHTGRKDFLCQYCAQRFGRKDHLTRHMKKSHNQELLKVKTEPVDFLDPFTCNVSVPIKDELLPVMSLPSSELLSKPFTNTLQLNLYNTPFQSMQSSGSAHQMITTLPLGMTCPIDMDAVHPSHHLSFKYPFSSTSYAISIPEKEQPLKGEIESYLMELQGGVPSSSQDSQASSSKLGLDSQIGSLDDGAGDLSLSKSSISISDPLNTPALDFSQLFNFIPLNGPPYNPISVGSLGMSYSQEEAHSSMAQLPSQTQDLQDPANTIGLGSLHSLSAAFTSSLSTSTTLPRFHQAFQ, encoded by the coding sequence ATGGCTACTCATTCTCCTGAGAAAACCCACAAGTGTAATTATTGTGAGAAAATGTTTCACCGCAAAGATCACCTGAAGAATCACCTACATACACATGACCCTAACAAAGAGACATTTAAGTGTGAAGAATGTGGGAAGAACTACAACACCAAGCTTGGATTCAAACGTCACTTGGCCTTGCATGCTGCAACAAGTGGTGACCTCACTTGCAAGGTTTGTTTGCAGACTTTTGAAAGCACAGGAGTGCTGCTGGAGCACCTTAAATCTCATGCAGGCAAGTCATCTGGcgggattaaagaaaaaaagcaccAGTGCGAGCATTGTGACCGCCGATTCTACACCCGGAAAGATGTCCGGAGACATATGGTGGTGCACACTGGAAGAAAGGACTTCCTCTGTCAGTATTGTGCACAGAGATTTGGCCGAAAGGATCACCTGACTCGACATATGAAGAAGAGTCACAATCAAGAACTTCTGAAGGTCAAAACAGAACCAGTGGACTTTCTGGATCCATTTACCTGTAATGTTTCTGTGCCTATAAAAGATGAGCTCCTTCCGGTGATGTCCTTACCTTCCAGTGAACTGTTATCAAAGCCATTCACAAACACTTTGCAGTTAAACCTCTATAACACTCCATTTCAGTCCATGCAGAGCTCGGGATCTGCCCACCAAATGATCACAACTTTACCTTTGGGAATGACATGCCCAATAGATATGGATGCTGTTCATCCTTCTCACCACCTTTCCTTCAAATACCCATTCAGTTCTACCTCATACGCAATTTCTATTCCTGAAAAAGAACAGCCATTAAAGGGGGAAATTGAGAGTTATCTGATGGAGCTACAAGGTGGCGTGCCCTCTTCATCCCAGGATTCTCAAGCATCGTCATCTAAACTAGGGTTAGATTCTCAGATTGGGTCCCTTGATGATGGTGCAGGGGACCTCTCCCTGTCAAAAAGCTCTATTTCCATCAGTGACCCCCTAAACACACCAGCATTGGATTTTTCTCAGTTGTTTAATTTCATACCATTAAATGGCCCTCCCTATAATCCGATATCAGTGGGGAGCCTTGGGATGAGCTATTCCCAAGAAGAAGCACATTCTTCTATGGCTCAGCTCCCCTCACAGACACAGGATCTTCAGGATCCTGCAAACACTATAGGTCTTGGCTCTCTGCACTCTCTGTCAGCAGCTTTCACCAGTAGTTTAAGCACAAGCACCACCCTACCGCGTTTCCATCAGGCTTTTCAGTAG